One segment of Leptospiraceae bacterium DNA contains the following:
- a CDS encoding formylglycine-generating enzyme family protein — translation MSIQFDKIQIHANIFIICILTLEFIYSCQIIKNLKEFQNSKLTSITNSIGMELLEVPKGEFQMGCRNSDTYCDEDELPARKTEIKKPFYLGKYEVTRKHFSIFVKETSFQTNAETSGSVNTWKNCHGIKQNDSHPVICITWIDAVAFTKWLSQRENKKYRLPSEAEWEYAASGNGNLANMSGKYFWGSEIKENYVWYNKNSDKSTQPVGTKKANSWGFFDMAGNVWEWCSDDYDAQYFKRKESKNMPPQINENKKVLRGGSWFDSPSMLRLSARLYAPKNARENNYGFRILLEKSE, via the coding sequence ATGTCAATACAATTCGACAAGATACAAATACACGCGAATATATTTATAATTTGTATTCTAACACTAGAATTTATTTATTCCTGCCAAATCATTAAAAATCTAAAGGAATTTCAAAATTCAAAATTAACTTCGATTACAAATTCCATCGGAATGGAACTTTTAGAAGTCCCAAAAGGAGAATTTCAAATGGGTTGCAGGAATTCAGATACTTACTGTGACGAAGACGAATTACCCGCAAGAAAAACAGAAATAAAGAAACCATTTTATTTGGGCAAATACGAAGTAACTAGAAAACATTTTTCGATTTTCGTAAAAGAAACTTCCTTCCAAACGAATGCAGAAACTTCGGGATCAGTAAATACTTGGAAAAATTGCCATGGAATAAAACAAAATGATTCACATCCTGTAATCTGTATAACTTGGATAGATGCAGTCGCTTTTACAAAATGGTTGAGTCAAAGGGAAAATAAAAAATATAGACTTCCTTCAGAGGCAGAATGGGAGTATGCGGCAAGTGGAAACGGAAATTTAGCCAATATGTCTGGAAAATATTTCTGGGGTTCAGAAATAAAAGAAAACTATGTTTGGTACAATAAAAACTCCGACAAATCAACACAGCCTGTAGGAACGAAAAAAGCAAACTCGTGGGGATTTTTTGATATGGCAGGTAACGTATGGGAATGGTGCTCGGATGATTATGACGCCCAATACTTTAAACGAAAGGAAAGTAAGAATATGCCGCCTCAAATAAATGAAAACAAAAAAGTATTGCGAGGCGGAAGTTGGTTTGACTCGCCTAGTATGCTTAGACTTTCGGCAAGATTATATGCACCCAAAAACGCTAGAGAGAATAATTACGGATTTAGAATCCTATTGGAAAAAAGTGAATAA
- a CDS encoding SDR family NAD(P)-dependent oxidoreductase: MHILITGAATGIGESIVEYWYSKFPKDTFSILDKDEKQLKITTDRMNSKGMNVKGFPLDLTKLDEFESTLTTVKSGFGEVDVLINNAGVMIIEDFSVMSWEKGMMMLTLDFIAPMKLIKLLLPSMLSRKSGGIINLASMAGKTPLPGSTWYGGAKAGFGLASEVLAGEVKDDGIHVLTVYPGPVSTALEKGARAGYDENAIMKMMPVGDREVMAARIVEGYLKKLIVVSYPDIYDIARIFPPFTDNFVRMFAPKTKK, encoded by the coding sequence ATGCATATATTAATAACAGGCGCGGCAACAGGGATCGGAGAAAGTATTGTGGAATATTGGTATTCCAAATTTCCAAAAGATACTTTTTCCATTTTGGATAAAGACGAGAAACAATTAAAAATCACAACGGATCGAATGAATTCTAAAGGGATGAATGTAAAAGGATTTCCATTAGATCTTACAAAGTTGGATGAATTTGAATCTACCTTGACAACTGTCAAATCCGGATTTGGAGAAGTGGATGTTCTCATCAACAATGCAGGGGTTATGATCATTGAGGATTTTTCAGTCATGAGTTGGGAAAAGGGGATGATGATGCTTACCCTCGACTTTATTGCTCCGATGAAATTAATAAAACTTTTACTTCCTTCTATGCTTTCTCGTAAATCAGGTGGAATTATCAACCTAGCCAGTATGGCAGGCAAAACACCATTACCCGGTTCAACTTGGTATGGCGGAGCAAAGGCGGGATTTGGTCTTGCCTCCGAAGTTTTAGCAGGGGAAGTCAAAGACGATGGGATTCATGTTCTAACAGTTTACCCCGGACCTGTAAGCACTGCTTTAGAAAAAGGTGCGCGTGCAGGTTACGACGAGAACGCGATCATGAAGATGATGCCGGTAGGCGATAGAGAAGTAATGGCAGCAAGAATCGTAGAAGGTTATTTGAAAAAACTAATCGTTGTATCGTATCCAGATATTTATGACATTGCTAGAATTTTCCCACCATTTACGGACAATTTTGTGAGAATGTTTGCTCCTAAAACTAAGAAGTAG